One genomic window of Glycine max cultivar Williams 82 chromosome 16, Glycine_max_v4.0, whole genome shotgun sequence includes the following:
- the LOC112999783 gene encoding uncharacterized protein, with translation MGFAGGSGSKPNTFPSQITCYKCGKPGHISSNCPDKGMTYFNYRQRGHIHRDYPYPKKEQNGGGLNDQTGHLKATIRVFTLNGAEASRSKDLIQGKLKLSVSSLNKDLVVKTPTSGSVLTSNVCLNCPVEISGRTFVIDMVCLPLSQIDVILGMDWLSFNHVLLNCFDKTVVFDGSGVSKNMMFISANQIVTSLKEDAQVYMIVSNRQRFPYVTSLLSESFLKCSMRIYPVYHPRER, from the exons ATGGGGTTTGCGGGTGGTAGTGGTAGCAAACCCAATACTTTCCCCTCTCAGATCACTTGTTACAAATGTGGTAAGCCAGGGCACATCTCCTCAAATTGTCCTGATAAAGGCATGACCTATTTTAATTATAGACAAAGGGGGCATATTCATAGAGATTATCCATATCCCAAGAAGGAGCAAAATGGTGGGGGCTTGAATGACCAAACTGGACATCTAAAGGCCACAATAAGAGTCTTTACCCTTAACGGTGCCGAAGCTTCGAGATCCAAAGATCTAATCCAAG GGAAACTTAAGCTTTCTGtgtcttctttaaataaagatcTGGTGGTAAAGACCCCAACTAGTGGTTCTGTGTTAACTTCtaatgtgtgtttgaattgtcCTGTGGAAATTTCTGGTAGAACATTTGTGATTGATATGgtttgtttgcctttgagccaaattgatgttattctaGGTATGGATTGGTTATCTTTCAACCATGTCTTGTTAAACTGTTTTGATAAAACTGTGGTGTTTGATGGTTCTGGAGTGAGTAAGAATATGATGTTTATCTCTGCCAACCAAATTGTgacatctttaaaagaagatgcTCAAGTGTACATGATCGTGTCTAACCGACAAAGGTTTCCATATGTGACCTCTCTGTTGTCAGAGAGTTTCTTGAAGTGTTCCATGAGGATATATCCGGTCTACCACCcaagagagagatag
- the LOC102669346 gene encoding uncharacterized protein, whose product MACSEGQKVAFGTYTLVEEDEYWWENTRQCLEAEGQDVTWDVFKRVFLEKYFPEDVRNKKEMELLELKQGNMIVAEYGAKFKELVSLRPEVKQAMDYQGVHQFPLLVNMCRIWDEGSRDRASYYRSTGPMKNKKNEP is encoded by the exons ATGGCATGTTCGGAGGGGCAAAAAGTCGCTTTTGGTACATATACTctggtagaagaagatgagtattgGTGGGAGAATACTCGCCAATGCCTAGAGGCTGAAGGTCAAGATGTGACCTGGGATGTCTTTAAGAGGGTATTTTTGGAGAAATACTTTCCTGAGGATGTTAGGAACAAGAAGGAGATGGAGCTCTTGGAGCTCAAGCAGGGAAACATGATTGTAGCTGAATATGGAGCCAAGTTTAAGGAGCTGGTGAG CTTGCGACCTGAAGTGAAGCAAGCTATGGATTACCAGGGTGTTCATCAGTTTCCACTCTTGGTTAACATGTGCCGGATTTGGGATGAAGGCTCTCGAGACAGGGCGAGCTATTATAGGAGTACAGGTCcaatgaagaacaaaaagaatgaaccttaa